The Candida dubliniensis CD36 chromosome 5, complete sequence genome has a window encoding:
- a CDS encoding sterol uptake protein, putative (Similar to S. cerevisiae SUT1;~In S. cerevisiae: involved in induction of hypoxic gene expression): MSDLLSYSIMNNNTTTTTSTNNKYHSNHTKTVLPPISSITNQLPPLGSIITSPIRPSTINNNSNINLPTLNQYYDRSYTTTTSTTTTNNGLTTPSPPPLKYSYSNNNLTEANLSKFETSRNCHGLGLLSSAVLYQQQNNCSTSSSSSSSSPNGLTLVTPPPSLTSRTSSISSISTPSSPHINDISITKTSTITPTTSKTSKTSTIIPTSKNQCQVPTKRRQRLGPSCDSCRIRKVKCDAEIQIINEETIINEYCLQVDEINEIKSGKKKLLLSSSSSTTTSSTSSNCLENGGTTTTTNNNNKAIKIELIYSHGKFIKFKSCQNCIYKLNVDCCFKNGYTKEDILHNKKLKIFHPVTTTNTNTNTTTINSNSNSNSNSGGGGGSKRIMKKKLQK, translated from the coding sequence ATGTCTGACTTATTATCTTATTCTATTATGAATAACaacactactactactacttccacaaataacaaatatCATTCAAATCATACTAAAACTGTATTACCACCAATATCATCTATTACTAATCAATTACCTCCACTAGGGTCTATTATTACATCTCCAATTAGACCTTCAACcattaacaacaattccaatattaatttacctacattaaatcaatactaTGATAGATCATacactactactacctccaccaccaccacaaacAATGGTTTAACAACTCCTTCTCCACCTCCATTAAAATATTCttatagtaataataatcttaCTGAAGCTAATTTATctaaatttgaaacttCAAGAAATTGTCATGGATTAGGATTATTAAGTTCAGCAGTattatatcaacaacaaaataattgttcaacttcatcatcttcatcatcttcatcaccTAATGGATTAACATTAGTTACTCCTCCACCTTCATTAACATCAAgaacttcttcaatttcttctatttCAACTCCATCATCTCCTCATATAAATGATATATCTATTACAAAAACCTCAACAATCACACCAACAACCTCAAAAACCTCAAAAACTTCAACAATTATACCAACATCAAAGAATCAATGTCAAGTTCCAACTAAAAGAAGACAAAGATTAGGTCCATCATGTGATTCTTGTCGAATTCGTAAAGTTAAATGTGACGctgaaattcaaatcattaatgaagaaactattattaatgaatattGTTTACaagttgatgaaattaatgaaatcaaatctggtaaaaaaaaattattattatcatcatcatcatcaacaacaacatcatcaacatcatctaATTGTTTAGAAAATGGTGGgactactactactactaataacaataataaagcaataaaaattgaattaatttataGTCATGggaaatttattaaatttaaaagttgtcaaaattgtatttataaattaaatgttgattgttgttttaaaaaTGGTTATACTAAAGAAGATATTTTacataataaaaaattgaaaatttttcatccTGTTACTACtaccaataccaataccaataccaccaccatcaacagtaatagtaatagtaatagtaatagtggtggtggtggtggtagtaaaagaattatgaaaaagaaattacaaaaatga